From Triticum urartu cultivar G1812 chromosome 2, Tu2.1, whole genome shotgun sequence, a single genomic window includes:
- the LOC125540685 gene encoding uncharacterized protein At4g15970-like has product MYSLRDLLGFVVGAAITAAFVVLLVPSSAPNCPCSPELALDNNGSQTHLMSRKNLSMVPAVKSKEEDSLLVELLRSAAMEDKTVILTFVNEALTLPGSLLELFLESFRLGVRTQPLLKHLVIVAMDAKALERCQHMHPLCYPLGSGGRSSDGEPGGTAAGEVTFMSKDYVELMWARNRFQARVLGLGFGFVFTDVDIVWFRNPLLRFPVAADIALACDQFLGNNPYDLDKAANGGFVYARPNARTLAFFQDWYEARNRYPGEHDQFVFGEVKKELSARHGVTLMLIDTVYFSGVCENKKNFYEVCTYHANCLIGLQKKIDTLAGVLDEWKQFRAQQELLGNSTTTLIY; this is encoded by the exons ATGTACTCGCTGAGGGATTTATTGGGTTTCGTTGTGGGAGCAGCGATCACGGCCGCCTTTGTCGTGCTGCTGGTGCCGTCGTCTGCTCCCAACTGCCCGTGCAGCCCCGAGCTGGCGTTGGACAACAATGGAAGCCAAACACATCTCATGAGCAGAAAAAACCTCAGCATG GTTCCGGCCGTGAAGAGTAAAGAAGAAGACAGCCTTCTTGTGGAGCTTCTGAGAAGCGCGGCCATGGAGGACAAGACGGTCATACTGACCTTCGTCAACGAGGCGCTGACGCTGCCGGGGTCGCTCCTGGAGCTCTTCCTGGAGAGCTTCAGGCTGGGCGTTCGGACGCAGCCCCTGCTGAAGCACCTGGTGATCGTGGCCATGGACGCCAAGGCGCTGGAGCGGTGCCAGCACATGCACCCGCTCTGCTACCCGCTGGGCAGCGGTGGCCGCAGCAGCGACGGCGAGCCTGGAGGAACGGCGGCGGGGGAGGTGACGTTCATGAGCAAGGACTACGTGGAGCTGATGTGGGCACGGAACCGGTTCCAGGCGCGGGTGCTGGGGCTGGGCTTCGGCTTTGTGTTCACAGACGTGGACATCGTGTGGTTCCGGAACCCGCTGCTGCGCTTCCCCGTCGCCGCCGACATCGCCTTGGCGTGCGACCAGTTCTTGGGCAACAATCCCTATGACCTCGACAAGGCGGCCAACGGCGGCTTCGTGTACGCGAGGCCCAACGCGCGGACGCTGGCCTTCTTCCAGGACTGGTACGAGGCGAGGAACCGGTACCCCGGGGAGCATGACCAGTTCGTGTTCGGCGAGGTGAAGAAGGAGCTGTCGGCGCGGCACGGGGTGACGCTGATGCTGATCGACACCGTCTACTTCAGCGGCGTGTGCGAGAACAAGAAGAATTTTTACGAGGTGTGCACGTACCACGCCAACTGCCTCATCGGTCTGCAGAAGAAGATCGACACGCTCGCCGGCGTGCTCGACGAGTGGAAGCAGTTCAGGGCCCAGCAGGAGCTGCTCGGCAACAGCACCACCACGCTCATCTACTGA